The proteins below are encoded in one region of Methanofollis aquaemaris:
- a CDS encoding ABC transporter permease, producing the protein MAGRTDDTDRGVAGVKGVAGIFLTFAVRNLRRHWVRSGLAALGIVIGVAAIATLGILGNNLIILFSGLVADVSDTVVVTPHLAAASGDPFDPRSALAGGLTERDLDRIERAVGPYQAVPLFQTAELLERGRKKGYVPVIVIHHDDIPVLLDVEDGALPPSSGKSVLVGSLLAEEAEVRAGGRINLGGEDVRVAGVLEERGMGIDINPDYAVVVTHGWYTERHPEPAYDRVVVKVTDLGDIPAVKKAIADQFNRRKEVVDVQDSREILELFYQTYDAISIFLLGIGGVALLVAGVSILNVMIISVTERFHEIGVMRSIGARRTEVMRMFLYEALILGVAGSLIGGAVSTVAGMAVTASVAETVFAGYGTVPTGLGPDGIGSVLLGMGFGLGTSLLSGVYPAWKASRLDPIEALRYE; encoded by the coding sequence ATGGCAGGCCGCACAGATGACACCGATCGAGGCGTTGCGGGGGTGAAGGGAGTGGCCGGGATCTTTCTCACCTTTGCGGTCAGGAACCTCAGACGCCACTGGGTCAGGTCCGGGCTGGCGGCCCTCGGGATCGTCATCGGGGTCGCGGCCATCGCCACCCTCGGGATCCTGGGCAACAACCTCATCATCCTCTTCTCCGGCCTCGTCGCCGACGTCTCAGACACGGTGGTCGTCACTCCCCACCTTGCGGCCGCGAGCGGCGACCCCTTCGACCCGCGCTCGGCCCTGGCCGGCGGGCTCACCGAGCGTGACCTGGATCGGATCGAGCGAGCCGTTGGGCCATATCAGGCGGTGCCTCTGTTTCAGACCGCCGAACTCCTGGAGAGAGGCCGGAAAAAAGGGTATGTCCCGGTGATCGTCATCCACCATGACGACATCCCGGTGCTCCTCGACGTCGAGGACGGCGCCCTGCCGCCGTCTTCAGGGAAGAGCGTCCTTGTCGGATCGCTCCTGGCAGAGGAGGCCGAGGTGCGGGCAGGCGGGCGGATTAACCTCGGCGGCGAGGACGTGCGGGTCGCAGGTGTGCTGGAGGAGCGGGGCATGGGCATCGACATCAACCCCGACTATGCCGTCGTCGTCACCCATGGATGGTACACCGAGCGCCACCCCGAACCCGCGTACGACCGGGTGGTGGTGAAGGTCACCGACCTCGGCGATATCCCGGCGGTGAAAAAGGCCATCGCCGACCAGTTCAACCGGCGAAAGGAAGTGGTGGACGTCCAGGACTCGCGGGAGATCCTCGAACTCTTCTACCAGACCTACGACGCCATCTCGATCTTCCTCCTCGGCATCGGTGGGGTCGCCCTCCTCGTCGCCGGCGTCTCGATCCTGAACGTGATGATCATCTCGGTCACCGAACGCTTCCACGAGATCGGGGTGATGCGCTCCATCGGGGCGCGACGCACCGAGGTGATGCGCATGTTCCTGTACGAGGCGCTCATCCTCGGCGTCGCCGGGAGCCTCATCGGCGGCGCCGTCTCCACCGTTGCCGGCATGGCCGTCACCGCTTCGGTCGCGGAGACCGTCTTTGCGGGGTACGGGACGGTGCCGACCGGCCTTGGGCCTGATGGGATCGGGTCGGTCCTCCTCGGGATGGGCTTTGGCCTCGGTACCAGTCTCCTCTCAGGGGTGTATCCGGCCTGGAAGGCCTCGCGCCTCGACCCGATCGAGGCGCTTCGGTACGAGTGA